gttgctatatgacctaaattgtgccaGTGTGACTGTAAACCCAACAAGATTAAAGGAATTTAAAAGCGGTCATCCtagaaatatttctttcatttattttaaaattgaccaaGTGATTTCTCATGAGGTTTCTCAGGCCATTATAGCAATCAAACTTTTGCACAGATCACTTAGATTCGAAAGAATTGGCAAGAGGTTTACTCAAGAAACATTTCTTGGAAATCTTGTCAAAATTGGCTTGGTAGTTTATGACGAAACTCATGTTCTTAAAAGATTTGTGGAAGaaagaaatcaacaaaaaagACAATGATAGTATCTGATACTATTAAGTTTACATTTTACGAGTAAAATATACAGATAAATTTCTTACAATTTGTTCTGTGTGACAAACAATATAACTTTTTTACATAACTCACAGACTACAAcagtattttcataaatacattgtacatgtatatacattttactgccatttgttcacttctaattttccaaatatttattaaataaacaatactttCTCGTTTAAAAGACCTTAGTAAATACATAAgaaccgtgccatgggaaaaccaatatagtgggtatgcgaccagcatggatccagacctgcctgcacattcgcgcagtctggtctggatccatgctgttcgctttcaaagcctattgcaattagagaaactgttagcgaacaacatggatcctaacccgactgcgcggatgagcaggctggtctggatccatgctggtcgcatacccactacgttggttttcccatggcgcggctcataaatGTATCTTTCAATGAAGGGTTAAAATACTGTTTGTAATAATGTAACAGTAAATATATCTGTATTAACTGTATTAGCAAAACTGAAGGTAGTTAATCAACAAGCTTAACATTTCCCAGTTCATCTGTCTGTTGTTGCACTAACATGCTTTTTTTATCCACATATCATCCATTTTATTATGGTACCCTTCTCCTGAGAGAAATTGTACTCAGTAGCTTACATATATGAATGTTTGCAGCATTGTTTCTTGTACGTATATTGCGAGACTTTATATAGCAGCAAAAAGCAGCGTCGTATCTGTTCTCCTGTTCCAAACATTGTCCCAATAAATTCAGCGCTGTTTCTCTGTGTCTGAGGTTTGGATAAGTATCGATAGTAGTGGCAAGGTGTAAAAGGGCCCGCTGTTGATCTGCTCCTCTCTGAAGGTGTCTGTAAGTCTTGTACTGTAGGAAGTAAAGGTAAGGAAGTGAATCTACCACAGCCCAGTCCATCCAGCCATCATCTTCATCCCTCACTAGCAATTCTTGTTGTGGAGATCTAAACAGTTCGTATTGTAATTCTTGTGGGACACAGTTGATTTCACACCGCGAGAACTTAACACAAAAAGCTACAATATCTTTCATAAGTTCTTCATTGCCTGTATCACATTTACTGAAAAATCCTGGTTTTATGGTCACTACTCCAAGACTATGATAACAGGCACTGCACCCACACACAGGTGCAACAACATCTAAGTCATACTTTTCTTCAACATGACCAAGAACATTCTCTGTCCTTTTCATGTCTCCTGCACAGTATAATGCAGATGCAAATTTCAGCCGGCTAGATGACACATCGGAGTTCAATCCTGCTGAAAACCAAGCAAGTGCCATGTGGGATATGGAATTGCAAGCATCAATGTCTGTAGATGCCATCACAGATCCAAGGAAGGAGCAAAAATGCGGAGCTAAAAGTCTGCACACTGATTTCTGTAGTGTATCAGATTCTAC
This DNA window, taken from Mercenaria mercenaria strain notata chromosome 19, MADL_Memer_1, whole genome shotgun sequence, encodes the following:
- the LOC128551226 gene encoding uncharacterized protein LOC128551226, translated to MNCPHFIIPENNLMAGKISYPAQQQLLAILEPIIKCEVWALMDIPIDDLGKRLQEKMTMLPMYPPGFYYNPTADVSSKAVGILMYDFFFNVYSRLYSKIIRPVRNEIVPFLLFNTISILVKIYRAVESDTLQKSVCRLLAPHFCSFLGSVMASTDIDACNSISHMALAWFSAGLNSDVSSSRLKFASALYCAGDMKRTENVLGHVEEKYDLDVVAPVCGCSACYHSLGVVTIKPGFFSKCDTGNEELMKDIVAFCVKFSRCEINCVPQELQYELFRSPQQELLVRDEDDGWMDWAVVDSLPYLYFLQYKTYRHLQRGADQQRALLHLATTIDTYPNLRHRETALNLLGQCLEQENRYDAAFCCYIKSRNIRTRNNAANIHICKLLSTISLRRRVP